The genomic segment CACCGTGCCCATTCCCAGCAGACTATAGGAATACATGCTTCGGTGCAGCTTGAAATGCTCCAATTCGTGCTCAAAGATCAGTCGCTGATGCGGAGTTACCGGGATGGCATACAGCTCACAGGGAATGTCCGAGAATCTGCCCAAGGTGCCCCGTCCTACGATCTCCTGGTTGAAGGTGGCGGGCAGGGGCATGGAAGGAGAGTTGCGGCAGAAGCTGTACATTTCATGCAGATTGCTGTCCGCAGAGATGGAAGCGTGGTTGTAGGGTTTTCTGGTGAAAAAACGGATGATTTTAGCAATGTTGGTACCCGTTCGGCTGACCAGCACGTAGATATAGTCCTGCACACGCACACCTCCTTACATGAATATTGTGAAAACACACAAAAGCAGTAGAAAACTTCCTAATGATTTTCGTGCAAAGAAACTATTTTCTATAATTATAGCATATTCTCTTGAAAAATTCAAGAGAGTTTGGTATAATTATAAAGGTGAGGAACGGGAGCCCTCAACACCCTATAGTCTATGCGTTTGTAGCTCAGCTGGATAGAGCACTGGCCTCCGACGCCAGGTGTCGCAGGTTCGAATCCTGTCAAGCGCACCAAAGCATCCACGCAATCACGTGGGTGCTTTTTCTTTGAAAAGCAATTGGGGAATCTGTTGACACATCTACTGCACAATTTCTGTGCGGCGATGCCCTAGGGCGGCGCCATGCAGAACGTGTACGGTGTCACATAACAGAACATTGCCGTCTGTGAGTTATCACAGACGGCTTTTTTATGCCTGCGTGTCCAAAGTGCCACTTTTCACCTGTAACATCACATCGGCGTAGAACTCGGTTCCCATGTGATGAAACCTTGCGGTGCCCCGGTATTTTTCAGCAATCATTTTTACGGAGTGGATCCCGATTCCGCTGCCCTTCCGCTTGGTGGATTCATACTGCCCGTCCTTCAGCCGGACAAAGCCATCAAAGCTGTTGGTAGAAACAATATAGAGGTTGACGTTGTTTCTCAACTCCACAGACAGGCAGTGATAGCGTGGGGCGGTATCCTCCACCGTACTGCATCCGGCAAAGGCATTTTCAATGAGATTTCCCAGCAGACTGCACAGATCCGGCTCTGCAACATGGATCCATTCCGGGATATCCGTGTGCCAGTCCAGTTGGATTCCATTGCTTGCAGCCAGCTGTGCGTAATAATTCAAAAGTGCGTTGACCGCATGGTTTTTGCAGAAATGCCGGATCTCCGTTTCCGGCAGGCTGCTGACATACTTTGTGAGATACTGCTGCAGGGCGGTTAAATTTCCTGCATCCGCAAGCCGCTTCAGGGTAAACACAGATTGCTTGAAATCATGCCGTTCCTTGGCAGTATCTTCGATGTATTTTTTCTGCATCCGATACTGATTCTCCGCCATTTCAAAGAACTGGATCCGTTCCTGGATGGCGGCTGTGCGTAAGATCCCCATTGCCGTATGGTAAAAGGAAACGTACATCGCAATCAGAAACAGCAGCAGCACCAGCAGCAGCGTAATATATATGGGGAAGCACCTGCCCACGTACAGGGTGGCGTAGTGCCGGGGGATGATGGCGAGATTCAGCAGTAGAAAGGTGGCGGACACAGCGATCATAGAGCCCCATGCGCCGGAAACCAGCAGCCGGTCAATCAGGATGCTGCCCCACTTGCGCAGGGGGAAGATGAGCAGTACCGCCGCCACGCCGGTGGCTGCAAACTGAAACAGAGCTGCCTGCCAGCTGAACTGACCGGAGGTGCTCCCCGGATGGAGCCATGCGTCATAGGCGTAGGAAAAATTGGAGACGAATGCGGACACCACACAGCTGAACAAGAATGTGCAGATACAGCGGCTCCAGTCGGTTTTTAATGTCAGGCGATAGCCCACGCTGAACAGCAGCAGAGAGGGCAGCAGGATTATGTTGCAGTCCAGTCCCAGGGCAGCTGCACACCAGGCAGCAGCCGGAATATAGACCAGCAGCGTACCTGCCGCAAGCAATGCGGTTTTTCCCGGGGAGAATCGCAGCTGTCGATGCATGGGCAGGTAGCACAGCATGGCAGAAGGGATCAGCACCAGAAACTGTACTGCCTGTTGCAGCCAATTCAGAATCGTCAAGAGGATCGCCTGCCTTTCTGTCCGCTGCGGATTGCGGAAAAGCTGTAATGCAGCCAGGCTTCTTCAATGTTTGCCCTGTCCCTGACCTTAACCGGAAGAGTTTCACCGCTGCTCATGCGGCAGCCGTATTCCCCGAAAGCGGTGATGTGATCCATATTGACCAGCACGCCCTTGTTGATCAGCAGAAACCGCTTGTCCCGGGCAAGGGGATCGGCAAAGTCTGAAAATTTCATGCGTGTGCTGTATTTGTTCCCGCTGCTGTCCGTGATGCGCACATAATGGTCGTCTGCAACGGCAGAAACAAACTGCTCATACAACAGGCGGACAGTCTGCCTGTTGCTGGTGAATGTGAGGTATCTCGCCTTGGGAGGCATGACCCGGAGCACATCCTCCATGACCTTGCGGATTCGGTCTGGCTCAAATGGCTTTTGTATGTATTCAAAGGCGTGACAGGCAAATGCCTCCGGCATATGCTCCATGCTGGTGGTCAGAAAAATCAGAATACAGCGACTGTCCTGATGACGCAGAGCGGCGGCTGTTTCTGTTCCGGACATGCCCTGCATGTAGATATCCATGAACACCACATCAAAGCCACCCGGTTCAAAGTGTTTCAGGAAGTCTTCGCCGCTGGAAAAGCAATGGATCTCAAACTCCACTGCCAGCTCCGCACCCAGGCAGTTCAGAGCATGCTCCATGTTGGCGGATTCCTCCGGCATATCATCTACAATCCCAATACGCACCTTTCACACCTCGCTCCTGTCAATACATAGCATCCGGCTGTTCACAGTCACCCACTCTATTATACAATATCCGCAAGGCTTTTTCCACTCCTTTCGCTGACGTTTACGACAGAAAATTGACGTTCACGACAGTTTGATTGCAATGCTCCGCTGGATGTGGTATAATAAGGGCAACGCAGTACCCCCCGCAGGTTCTGTGGGGATTTGTCTGAAATATACAGAAAGGAATGAAAGCGATGAAAAAAACACTGAAGAAACTGACGGCTCTGTTTGCCGCATTGCTGATGTGCGGATCACCCCTCCTGGAGTTCCCGGACGGCAGCTTCCGCCTGGATCTTTTAGCATGGGCGGCAGAGGAAACGGAGCATACGGAGCACAGCTATGACAACGGCTTCTGTACCTCCTGTCAGGCACTCCAGCCAGCCGAGCAGAATGCAGAGGCGACCTATGAGATCGGCAACGCAGGACAGCTGTTCTGGTTTGCGGCTCTGGTCAACGGTACCCTTACAGACGGAACAGAACAGAATACAGCAGCAAACGCCGAATTGACGGCGGATATTACGGTAAACAAATATGTAGTGAACGAGGACGGCTCGCTCAATGAATATGATGCGGATAGCTTTCGCCCATGGACACCCATTGGATCTTATTATGGCACTGGAGAGAAAAATAGGTTTAAAGGTGCGCTTAACGGAAAGGGCCATACTGTCAGGGGTCTTTATATGCAGAAATTGATTTTTGGTGTGGGGCTTGTGGGTGCAGCCGGTGCCTCTGCAAGCATTTCCAACATCCGTGTTGTGGACTCCTATTTTTCCGGAAGGGATTATGTAGGCGGCATCTGTGGAGTTATAGAGAATGGCAGCGACATTGTAAACTGCTCTTTTGCCGGTTCCGTTACTGCGGATAACAGCGTCGGTGGTATCTGCGGCAGGGCTGTAAGCACAAACATTGAGCGTTGCTATGCGAACAGTACCGTGACCAATTCTTTGTCGTATTTGGGCGGCATTTGCGGCAGCGTAGACTCGGCATCGATCGACCACTGTTATTTCAACAAGGAGCGGTTCAGCGGAGAGGTCGTGAGCCGTACCGTTTCTTCTACCATTACAAATTCCTCGGGGGAGAGTGCCGCAGAGGTGGCAAGCGGTAGGATTGCATATCTGCTCCAGGAGGGACAGTCGGAGCCGTTCTGGGGACAGAAACTCGGCGAGGACAGTGATCCGATGCTGGGCGGCGCAAAGGTCTATCAGGTAGACGTATACAGCACCTGTGACAAGGCAGGCGAGCCTGGAGTCGGATACAGCAATACGGATCAGCCCCTGTACAGCCAGCATGTGGACTACGAGGCGCATAATGGCTTCTGCGCCTGCGGTGCAACTCCCCAGGCTGCTGCACAGAATGCAGAGGGGTACTACGAGATCTCCAACCCGGGGCAGCTGTACTGGTTTGCAGGGCTTGTGAACGGCACGCTTGCAGGCGTGTCCCGGAACACCTCTGCCAATGCAGTGCTGACGGCGGATATCACGATCAATGAAAACGTGCTGCTGGAGGACGGTACCCTGAATGCGGAGAAGACAGCTGCGTTCCGACCCTGGTCGCCCCTGGGTGACGATTACATGAATCCCTATGCAGGTAATTTCAACGGCGGCAATCATACGGTCAGCGGCTTGTATTTGGATATGGAACAGGGCAACGGCGGTTTTATCGGCATTCTGGAAAGCGGGAGAACTGTTTCCGATCTTACCATTGCGGATTCCTACTTCAAGGCGCAGACATCCGTGGGCGGTATCTGCGGTGTGGCCAACGGCAATATCCAGAACTGCCACAATGGGGCAACCCTGTCCGGTACGGCTTCCGGCGGCGGTATCTGCGGACAGAGCGGCACGGGAACGGTCATTTCCGGTTGTACCAATACCGGCAGGATCTTTGCTACATATATCGGCGGCGGCATCTGCGGCTATTCCGGGAAGACTGCAACCATCAAAAATTGCTTCAATTCCGGTTCCGTCAGCGCAGGAGGCTGTGCCGGCGGCATCTGCGGATCCGGGTATGATACGTATTACATTCAGAACTGTGCCAACATCGGCACTGTGACCAACGACCAGGATTGTGCCAGCATCTGCGGTCAGCCCAGCACCAGCAGCAGCACCGGGCAGGGAGCGGTCATCACTGATTGCTATTACCTGGAGAAGGCAGTGCCGGATGCCAATGCGGAGTCGCTGAACGGGGAGGCGTTTTCCTCCGGCAAGGCGGCATTTCTGCTGCAAGGCTCCCAGCCGGAGCAGGCTTGGGGACAGAAGCTGGGGACGGATGCATACCCCATCCCCGGCAGTCCGGACATTGTGTATAAAAACGGCATCTTTGAAAGCTGTGAGCTGGAGCCAGTTGTGGTTTACGGCAATGCCCCGGCGGAGCCGGTTTACAACGGACATGGTGGTTATGCATCCCACAACGGCTTCTGCGCTTGCGGAGAAACCATACAGCCTGCACTGCAGAATGCAGCAGGCGCATACGAGATCGGCAACACCGGACAGCTGCTCTGGTTTGCAAAGCTTGTAAACGGAGCCCTTGCGGATGTGGAGCAGAATCTGTCCGCCAATGCAGTGCTGACAGCGGATATTGTGCTCAACGAAAACCTGCTGAATGACCAGGGAGAACTGAACGAGGGAACATTCCGCCCCTGGACGCCCATGGGTACGGAGGATACGCCATACACCGGCAGCTTTGACGGACAGGGGCATGCCATCAAGGGAATATATCTGAATGAAAGCGGCACGGACAACGCAGGCTTGTTCCGTGCATCAAACGGCACGATCGCCAATCTGCGCCTGGTGGACTGCTATGTCATCGGACAGCGTAAAGTGGGTGCTGTCTGCGGCTTAAACAACGGAACCATTCGCAATTGCGCTGTTTCCGGTATGGTAACAGGCACTATAAATGTAGGGGGTATTTGCGGCTACATGGAGAAAAATAGGGTGGTGGAAAACTGCCTGAGTGATGTTCGTGTAACCGCTACCGCTTATGGAGCCGGTGGAATCTGCGGCAGCAGCGGCGGAATCATCAGATACTGCCTGGTTTTGGGGCCCGTCAGCGGCAACACCTTACAAGGCGGCATCTGCGGTGGTTATTTAGGAATGTATGCAATCATACAGAACAGCTATTTTAACAGTGATGTATTTGACGGTAAGGTAATACCAATAGATACCAATTGCGAAATCACGGATTCTTCGGGCAAGACTGCCGCAGAGCTGGCAAGCGGTGAAGTTGCTTGTCAGCTGGGAGAAGCCTGGGGACAGAACATTGACAACGGAGAAACGGTTCAGGACATACCTGTGCTTGGAGGCGCAAGGGTTTACCTGAGACGGATTTACACCACCTGCGCCAAGTCGGATACCCCCGTCACTGTTTACAGCAATACCAACGGGGATCAGGCTCCGGCTCATGATCTGAACAACGGCTTCTGTGAAACCTGCGGTTACATGGAGCCGGCGGTGCAGAATGCGGAAGGTACTTATGAGATTGGCAACGCCGGG from the Ruminococcus champanellensis 18P13 = JCM 17042 genome contains:
- a CDS encoding ATP-binding protein; translated protein: MTILNWLQQAVQFLVLIPSAMLCYLPMHRQLRFSPGKTALLAAGTLLVYIPAAAWCAAALGLDCNIILLPSLLLFSVGYRLTLKTDWSRCICTFLFSCVVSAFVSNFSYAYDAWLHPGSTSGQFSWQAALFQFAATGVAAVLLIFPLRKWGSILIDRLLVSGAWGSMIAVSATFLLLNLAIIPRHYATLYVGRCFPIYITLLLVLLLFLIAMYVSFYHTAMGILRTAAIQERIQFFEMAENQYRMQKKYIEDTAKERHDFKQSVFTLKRLADAGNLTALQQYLTKYVSSLPETEIRHFCKNHAVNALLNYYAQLAASNGIQLDWHTDIPEWIHVAEPDLCSLLGNLIENAFAGCSTVEDTAPRYHCLSVELRNNVNLYIVSTNSFDGFVRLKDGQYESTKRKGSGIGIHSVKMIAEKYRGTARFHHMGTEFYADVMLQVKSGTLDTQA
- a CDS encoding LytR/AlgR family response regulator transcription factor — protein: MRIGIVDDMPEESANMEHALNCLGAELAVEFEIHCFSSGEDFLKHFEPGGFDVVFMDIYMQGMSGTETAAALRHQDSRCILIFLTTSMEHMPEAFACHAFEYIQKPFEPDRIRKVMEDVLRVMPPKARYLTFTSNRQTVRLLYEQFVSAVADDHYVRITDSSGNKYSTRMKFSDFADPLARDKRFLLINKGVLVNMDHITAFGEYGCRMSSGETLPVKVRDRANIEEAWLHYSFSAIRSGQKGRRSS